One Fusarium oxysporum f. sp. lycopersici 4287 chromosome 8, whole genome shotgun sequence genomic region harbors:
- a CDS encoding magnesium-translocating P-type ATPase: MARRDTNILGRLGLRNGKSRARTATWQLNPDRASKSTPEDILRWIASMTPDTALAHLVSSSDGISEAEATARLRIHGQNVVSSRKPQSWFMLLLSVIPNPFNILLMFLAILNVAMPDPSWEGFAVLMVMIVISVAVRFWQEFQSGVAIFRLQSAIIPKIRVRRPATYTDELQLSWTEGTVLETDLVPGDIVILVPGAIVPADCLILESSYLRISQSAWTGESEPVGKDAGPHDAKEAFSIFDFGNVALMGTNIVSGHGVGLVLRTGDDAMIATMVKEVEKKRQPNAFQKGILNVTWMLIGFMVVMVPIVLCISGKVTGDWKNAALFSISVAVGLVPEMLPAIVNANLARAAHQLSKKQAIVKRLDSVQNLGAMTVLCSDKTGTLTKDELSVHRYSNAEGEDNLNIMELAKVDSQIQGNSGNNMDRAILNYHLPNGDEVGVAHYEQVRVIPFDFERRRSGCIVRGITGQYLLIVKGAFDEVLTRCSSMRSAGKSEYLSTEMQARWRQLAMQKNMEGYRVLLVASRILGKSYVNELDLLETNMTLEGMISFSDPPKDDAKDAIASLTELGVQVKVLTGDSLPVALNICRSLELLQHSETMDDDAEAISGPELALLEDSDEFDHAVERCSVFAKVTPKQKSLIVLALQKAGNCVGMLGDGINDCGALRDADVGISVDSGAGVAKDCADLILTEKGLSIIVRSVILGRITHGNTIKYIKMVASSNFGNVFSILAASAWLPFTPMTSIQLLAQNLLYDISQIAIPWDRVDEEYLTQPRRWNARDILKFIVVLGPTSSVIDMCTFSLNWFFYGIRSTADNVKLAQTHWFLQGLLTQTLIVHLLRTAKFPIIQSRAAPILVFSTASIMAIGFVLPWIPAFRPAFSFAQPAPTFVGFLAAELLLYAVEVQVVKIIYIKIFGTWL, encoded by the exons ATGGCCCGCCGCGACACTAACATCCTCGGCCGACTTGGCCTACGCAACGGCAAATCCCGCGCACGAACCGCGACATGGCAACTAAACCCAGACAGGGCATCCAAGAGCACGCCAGAAGATATTCTTCGCTGGATCGCGTCTATGACGCCTGATACGGCACTTGCGCACTTGGTGTCGAGCAGCGATGGCATTTCTGAGGCTGAAGCTACTGCGAGGCTACGCATTCATGGACAGAATGTTGTTTCTTCGAGGAAGCCGCAGTCTTGGTTtatgctgttgttgagtgTTATTCCGAATCCGTTTAATATTCTGTTGATGTTTTTGGCGATTCTTAATGTGGCGATGCCGGATCCTAGCTGG GAAGGATTTGCTGTTCTCATGGTCATGATCGTTATTTCCGTCGCTGTGCGCTTCTGGCAAGAATTCCAAAGCGGCGTCGCCATCTTTCGTCTTCAATCCGCCATCATTCCCAAGATTCGAGTTCGTCGACCAGCAACCTACACCGACGAGCTTCAACTCTCCTGGACAGAGGGCACGGTTCTCGAGACTGACCTCGTCCCTGGTGATATCGTCATTCTAGTTCCTGGTGCAATCGTTCCTGCTGATTGTCTCATCCTTGAGTCATCGTACCTGAGGATTAGTCAATCTGCTTGGACGGGTGAGAGTGAACCTGTGGGTAAGGATGCGGGACCTCATGATGCGAAAGAGGCTTTCTCGATTTTTGACTTTGGAAATGTTGCGCTGATGGGGACGAATATTGTCTCCGGTCATGGTGTTGGACTTGTTCTTCGAACGGGTGATG ATGCTATGATCGCTACCATGGTcaaggaggttgagaagaagcggCAGCCCAACGCCTTCCAGAAGGGCATTCTCAACGTTACGTGGATGCTTATCGGCTTCATGGTCGTCATGGTTCCTATC GTTCTGTGCATTTCCGGCAAGGTCACCGGAGACTGGAAGAACGCGGCGCTTTTCAGTATCAGTGTCGCAGTCGGTCTTGTTCCAGAGATGCTGCCCGCCATCGTCAATGCCAATCTCGCGCGAGCCGCTCATCAGCTTTCCAAGAAGCAGGCAATCGTCAAGCGTCTTGATTCGGTCCAGAACCTCGGTGCGATGACTGTTCTGTGCAGTGACAAG ACAGGAACTTTGACCAAGGACGAGCTCTCGGTGCACAGGTACTCTAATGCTGAAGGAGAGGAcaacctcaacatcatggAACTCGCAAAGGTCGACTCGCAAATCCAAGGTAACAGTGGCAACAACATGGACAGGGCTATTCTCAATTATCACCTCCCCAACGGCGATGAAGTCGGTGTAGCCCACTACGAACAAGTCCGCGTCATTCCATTCGACTTTGAGCGTCGTCGATCCGGCTGCATTGTCCGCGGCATTACAGGCCAAtacctcctcatcgtcaaaggCGCATTCGACGAAGTCCTCACTCGCTGCTCATCCATGCGCTCAGCTGGCAAGAGTGAGTATCTCAGCACTGAGATGCAAGCCCGATGGAGACAACTCGCCATGCAAAAGAACATGGAAGGATATCGCGTTCTTCTCGTCGCATCCCGCATCCTCGGCAAGTCTTACGTCAATGAGCTCGATCTACTCGAGACAAATATGACGCTCGAAGGAATGATCAGTTTCTCCGATCCACCCAAAGACGATGCAAAAGACGCCATCGCAAGCCTCACTGAGCTCGGCGTCCAAGTAAAAGTCTTGACCGGCGACTCCCTCCCCGTCGCCCTCAACATCTGCCGCTCCCTTGAACTCCTCCAGCACTCCGAAACAATGGACGACGACGCCGAAGCCATCTCCGGTCCTGAACTCGCCCTGCTCGAAGATTCTGATGAATTCGACCACGCCGTCGAACGATGCAGCGTTTTCGCCAAAGTAACGCCCAAGCAGAAAAGTCTAATTGTCTTGGCTCTTCAAAAAGCCGGCAACTGCGTTGGTATGCTCGGCGACGGCATTAACGACTGCGGTGCGCTTCGAGATGCAGATGTTGGGATCTCGGTTGACTCTGGAGCGGGAGTCGCGAAGGATTGTGCGGATTTGATCTTGACGGAGAAGGGATTGTCGATTATTGTGAGGAGTGTGATTCTGGGAAGGATTACGCATGGGAATACTATCAAGTATATCAAGATGGTGGCTTCGTCCAATTTTGGTAATGTTTTTAGTATTCTGGCGGCTAGTGCCTGGCTGCCTTTTACACCA ATGACCAGCATTCAACTTCTCGCTCAGAATCTTCTGTATGATATCAGTCAGATCGCCATCCCTTGGGATCGCGTTGATGAAGAGTATCTGACCCAACCGCGACGATGGAACGCAAGGG ATATCCTCAAGTTCATCGTTGTCCTTGGTCCTACAAGCTCAGTCATCGACATGTGCACTTTTTCTCTCAACTGGTTCTTCTACGGCATTCGATCTACCGCCGACAATGTCAAGCTGGCACAAACACATTGGTTCCTGCAAGG TCTTCTCACCCAGACTCTGATTGTCCACTTGCTACGCACAGCCAAATTTCCTATTATCCAGAGTCGCGCAGCACCGATCCTTGTTTTCTCTACAGCGTCGATTATGGCTATTGGTTTCGTCCTACCCTGGATCCCGGCTTTTAGACCCGCGTTCAGCTTTGCTCAACCAGCACCGACTTTTGTTGGATTTCTGGCTGCTGAGTTATTGCTTTATGCTGTAGAGGTCCAGGTTGTCAAGATCATTTACATCAAG
- a CDS encoding pyridoxamine 5'-phosphate oxidase, with product MTSSGLQAKLRALPVLEGASHPKAEFASFPETPHQAFEAWLDEAISANVPEPHAVTLSTVDEQGFPDARVLILKNVDHRGWHFAIKANSPKGRQISSNNNVALTFYWPKIGRQVRLRGKAKALPRGECEQDWTARSAMAKITAKVSRQSEPLNDPHGLEAKMAEAVKSHEIEGQEPSSEGWVVYAVAPQTVEFWQASSDRLHQRLNYVFDPARNTWKKEALWP from the coding sequence ATGACAAGTAGCGGACTCCAAGCCAAGCTTCGTGCGCTTCCTGTTCTAGAAGGAGCATCACACCCAAAAGCAGAGTTCGCTTCGTTCCCCGAAACCCCTCACCAAGCATTTGAGGCATGGCTCGACGAGGCCATCTCAGCCAACGTCCCAGAGCCCCATGCTGTCACGCTCTCAACAGTAGATGAACAAGGCTTCCCCGATGCCCGCGTTCTAATCCTTAAGAACGTCGATCACCGCGGCTGGCACTTCGCCATCAAAGCCAACAGCCCCAAAGGCCGCCAAATCTCATCCAACAACAACGTCGCGCTTACATTCTACTGGCCCAAAATCGGACGTCAGGTCCGTCTACGCGGTAAAGCAAAGGCTCTGCCCAGAGGTGAGTGTGAGCAGGATTGGACGGCTCGATCGGCTATGGCCAAGATCACTGCCAAGGTGTCGAGGCAGAGCGAACCACTTAATGACCCGCATGGACTGGAAGCCAAGATGGCGGAAGCCGTGAAAAGTCATGAGATTGAGGGACAAGAGCCAAGTTCTGAGGGTTGGGTGGTATATGCCGTGGCGCCGCAGACGGTTGAGTTCTGGCAGGCTTCTAGTGATCGTCTGCATCAGCGATTGAACTACGTCTTCGATCCGGCCCGAAACACctggaagaaggaagctcTTTGGCCATAA
- a CDS encoding myo-inositol 2-dehydrogenase, with product MSQTLNIAVVGLGRMNQGKRHVHTLLYRVPRARVVAVCSSMEHEVKWAKENEEYKEFNISVYDNYDEMLNHPGLQAVWVSTSTDVHSSQSLAAIDKGLHVLCEKPLSTDMAEAQTVVDAARKNTHLKVMAGFSRRFDASYRDAATKIYEDKAIGEPFMVRSNTCDLLDETGFFVRYASRNGGIFVDCAIHDIDLSLWYLGNPIPRACWATGTLQHHPELKDLNDVDNAVGVVEFWGGKVAYFYCSRTQAHGHDVCTEITGKTGKISVNVVPKANNVVLADKLGIRHEVQPEYWQRFEDAFALEANEFADAVLKDKPVPLPIEGGMQVMNIGRALQHALLSGNLVKFDEKGNWE from the exons ATGTCCCAAACACTCAACATCGCCGTTGTTGGCCTTGGCCGCATG AACCAGGGCAAGCGACACGTCCATACTCTTCTGTATAGAGTACCTCGTGCTAGGGTAGTTGCCGTATGCAGCTCCATGGAGCACGAAGTCAAGTGGGCTAAGGAGAACGAAGAGTACAAAGAGTTCAACATCTCTGTTTATGATAACTACGATGAGATGCTCAACCATCCGGGACTTCAAGCTGTTTGGGTTTCTACGAGCACCGATGTGCACTCCAGCCAGTCTCTCGCTGCCATTGACAAGGGACTGCACGTCCTTTGTGAGAAGCCGTTGAGCACTGACATGGCCGAG GCTCAAACTGTCGTTGACGCAGCGAGGAAGAACACTCATCTCAAGGTCATGGCCGGTTTCTCTCGTCGTTTCGATGCCTCATACCGTGACGCAGCAACCAAGATCTATGAAGATAAGGCCATTGGTGAGCCCTTCATGGTTCGCTCCAATACCTGTGATCTTCTCGACGAAACTGGCTTTTTTGTCCGTTACGCGTCTCGCAACGGTGGCATTTTCGTCGACTGCGCCATTCACGACATCGATTTATCTCTCTGGTACCTCGGCAACCCAATCCCCAGAGCATGCTGGGCAACCGGtactcttcaacaccaccctGAACTCAAGGACCTCAACGACGTCGACAATGCAGTCGGTGTAGTCGAATTCTGGGGCGGCAAGGTCGCTTACTTCTACTGCTCTCGAACCCAAGCCCACGGTCACGATGTCTGCACCGAAATCACTGGAAAGACTGGCAAGATTTCAGTCAATGTTGTTCCCAAGGCTAATAATGTGGTTCTTGCGGACAAGCTTGGTATTCGTCATGAGGTTCAGCCTGAGTATTGGCAGCGATTTGAGGATGCTTTTGCGCTGGAGGCCAATGAGTTTGCGGACGCTGTCCTCAAGGATAAGCCGGTGCCTTTGCCCATTGAGGGAGGAATGCAAGTTATGAATATTGGTCGAGCGCTTCAGCATGCGCTGCTGAGTGGGAACTTGGTCAagtttgatgagaagggCAATTGGGAGTAG
- a CDS encoding peroxiredoxin (alkyl hydroperoxide reductase subunit C) has protein sequence MFSQEDLENIAAKGIAFTIRSVFVINPSKKIRLTMMYPAPTGRNSTEVLRVTDSLQSGDKGGVVTPIDWQVGEDVIVPPSISMEDAKKKFGDVREVKPYLRFTKA, from the coding sequence ATGTTCAGCCAAGAAgacctcgaaaacatcgcAGCGAAAGGCATCGCTTTCACCATCCGCTCAGTCTTTGTCATCAACCCCTCCAAGAAGATTCGACTGACTATGATGTATCCTGCTCCAACTGGTCGGAACTCAACTGAGGTTCTGCGTGTGACTGATTCTCTTCAGAGTGGTGATAAGGGGGGCGTTGTTACGCCGATTGATTGGCAGGTTGGCGAAGATGTTATTGTTCCGCCTTCTATTTCGATGGAGGATGCGAAGAAGAAATTTGGTGATGTTAGGGAGGTTAAGCCGTACTTGAGATTTACCAAGGCTTAG
- a CDS encoding nitrate reductase-like protein, with the protein MDTCSEAPSICSRDSIEDIWGPRTPYVHQWPTRVDHACDEEPEKWVQSACVLCSNGCGLDIGVKDGKVVGVRGRATDRVNKGRLGPKGLNGWKAINSKERLTHPLIRRNGKLERATWDEAMDLIVKKSKQLVEKLTAHSIAFYTSGQLFLEEYYVLALIGKAGLNTLHMDGNTRLCTATAAASMRESFGSDGQPGSYTDIDYTDCLFMVGHNMAATQTVLWSRVLDRLAGPTPPKLIVVDPRYSESASKATLHLAPKIGTNLALLNGIQHLMFKNGWINEAYVSKHVVGLETLRSTVEGYNPERVAEITGVPASKIEEAASILGQTPSLLSSALQGVYQSNQATASACQINNIHLLRGLIGKAGSGIFQMNGQPTAQNNRETGCDGEFPGFRNHQNAKHMQELADLWNINNIQVPHWNEPTHIHNMLTFMEKGSIRMVWVSGTNPLVSLPNLPKVRDVFTQPELFVICQDIYMTETASIADVVLPAAQWGEKTGCFTNVDRTVHLSHKAVEPPGEAKPDLEIFLDYSRRMEFKNKEDEPLTPWTEPEEVFEAWKRLSAGRPCDYTGMSYAKLTGGSGIQWPCNDQYPVGKERLFDDGVFFTDIDYCESYGHDLQTGVPYSEEYYKELRPAGRAILKTCDYIPPYEDPDHEYPLRLSTGRNVYHFHTRTKTGRTALQKACPEPEIRISEKDAETYDVKTGDMVVIKSRRGEVEMKVKVGKISQGQAFIPFHFGYWDTKDGRARAANELTITEWDPISKQPTFKSGAISIEKVPDDRPTAKERQSEALAKAEQNDASNSNVTESDLNNRERELETWLGETYESILLLRDITEQLLDHLVADSEAHSGVRILIQITKDTTKRLKPQVDKFGENQARGRHAAHTLRDSLFPKSDDTPSQLQVLEALRSLQVYLAHLRVGLEALNPVSQAIWDKEFFQAVLYAISQVKRMQDWVTTQIKVRAPQALLVPCKVD; encoded by the exons ATGGATACGTGCAGTGAAGCTCCCTCGATATGCTCGCGAGACTCGATTGAAGATATTTGGGGGCCGAGAACACCGTATGTTCATCAGTGGCCTACGAGGGTTGATCATGCTTGTGATGAGGAGCCGGAGAAATGGGTGCAGAGTGCATGTGTGCTGTGCAG TAATGGCTGTGGGCTTGACATTGGTGTAAAAGATGGCAAGGTCGTCGGTGTGAGAGGCCGTGCCACTGACCGTGTCAACAAAGGGAGACTGGGCCCCAAAGGTCTCAATGG GTGGAAGGCAATCAACAGCAAAGAACGGCTCACTCATCCCCTGATCCGCCGAAACGGCAAGCTAGAGCGCGCAACTTGGGATGAAGCCATGGATCTCATTGTCAAAAAGTCAAAACAACTCGTTGAGAAACTCACAGCCCATAGTATCGCTTTCTACACCAGTGGGCAGCTATTTCTTGAGGAATACTATGTTCTTGCCTTGATTGGAAAAGCTGGACTGAACACCCTTCACAT GGATGGTAACACCAGACTCTGCACTGCAACAGCGGCAGCTTCAATGAGAGAGTCATTTGGGTCCGATGGACAGCCTGGTTCTTACACTGATATCGACTACACGGATTGCCTCTTCATGGTAGGGCATAACATGGCAGCTACCCAGACTGTGCTTTGGTCAAGAGTTCTCGATCGACTTGCTGGCCCAACTCCCCCAAAGTTGATCGTCGTGGATCCGAGATACAGTGAGAGTGCTTCCAAAGCTACACTGCACTTGGCCCCAAAGATCGGTACCAATCTCGCGCTGCTGAACGGTATTCAGCATCTCATGTTCAAGAACGGCTGGATCAACGAAGCTTATGTCTCAAAGCATGTCGTCGGTCTTGAAACTCTAAGAAGCACAGTTGAAGGCTACAATCCGGAGAGAGTTGCAGAAATCACCGGTGTTCCAGCAAGCAAGATTGAAGAGGCTGCTAGTATCCTCGGCCAAACGCCAAGTCTTCTCTCTTCAGCTCTTCAAGGTGTCTATCAGTCCAATCAAGCGACAGCTAGCGCGTGTCAAATCAACAATATTCACCTCCTTCGCGGTCTCATTGGTAAGGCAGGGAGTGGTATCTTCCAGATGAATGGTCAACCAACTGCTCAGAATAACCGCGAGACCGGCTGTGATGGCGAGTTCCCTGGGTTCAGAAACCACCAGAACGCTAAGCATATGCAAGAACTGGCAGACTTGTGGaatatcaacaacatccagGTGCCGCACTGGAATGAGCCTACTCATATCCATAACATGTTGACATTCATGGAGAAGGGCTCTATTCGAATGGTTTGGGTTTCTGGGACGAATCCCCTCGTCAGCTTGCCCAACCTTCCCAAAGTTCGAGATGTATTTACTCAACCGGAGCTCTTTGTCATCTGCCAGGATATCTACATGACTGAGACAGCTTCTATCGCTGATGTTGTCCTCCCAGCTGCTCAGTGGGGCGAGAAGACAGGATGCTTCACAAACGTTGACCGAACGGTGCATTTGTCTCACAAAGCCGTTGAACCGCCTGGAGAGGCGAAGCCAGATCTTGAAATCTTTCTAGACTATAGTCGTCGCATGGAGTTCAAGAATAAAGAAGACGAGCCTCTCACTCCGTGGACGGAACCAGAGGAAGTCTTTGAGGCGTGGAAACGTCTATCTGCAGGCAGACCTTGCGATTACACAGGCATGTCTTATGCGAAGCTAACAGGCGGTTCTGGTATCCAGTGGCCTTGCAACGACCAGTATCCCGTTGGCAAAGAGCGACTCTTCGACGACGGTGTCTTCTTTACAGACATTGACTACTGCGAAAGTTATGGTCATGATCTACAGACTGGTGTGCCATATTCCGAAGAGTACTACAAAGAACTCAGGCCAGCTGGTCGTGCAATTCTCAAGACGTGCGACTATATACCCCCATATGAAGATCCGGATCATGAGTACCCTTTGAGGCTTTCGACAGGACGGAATGTGTATCATTTCCATACCAGGACCAAAACAGGGAGAACTGCACTGCAGAAAGCGTGTCCCGAGCCTGAGATCCGAATATCtgagaaggatgctgagaCTTATGATGTTAAAACAGGAGACATGGTGGTAATCAAGTCCAGGCGGGGCGAGGTTGAGATGAAGGTGAAAGTCGGCAAGATTTCTCAAGGACAAGCTTTCATCCCGTTCCATTTTGGATACTGGGACACAAAGGATGGAAGGGCACGAGCCGCAAATGAGCTCACGATCA CCGAATGGGACCCCATATCGAAGCAGCCGACCTTCAAATCTGGTGCAATATCCATCGAAAAGGTCCCAGATGATCGCCCAACGGCAAAGGAACGGCAATCGGAAGCTTTGGCAAAAGCAGAACAGAACGACGCAAGCAATTCGAACGTCACAGAGAGTGATCTCAACAACCGCGAGCGTGAATTGGAGACTTGGCTAGGCGAAACCTACGAATCAATTCTCCTCCTGCGCGACATCACAGAACAGCTGCTAGATCATCTAGTAGCCGACTCAGAAGCTCACTCCGGCGTTCGAATTCTCATCCAAATCACCAAAGACACAACCAAACGCCTCAAACCACAGGTTGATAAATTCGGTGAGAACCAAGCCCGTGGTAGACACGCCGCTCATACGCTGCGCGACTCATTATTCCCCAAGAGCGATGATACACCAAGTCAACTACAAGTGTTGGAAGCGCTGCGAAGTCTGCAGGTGTACTTGGCTCATCTGCGCGTTGGGCTGGAAGCGCTGAACCCTGTTAGTCAAGCGATATGGGATAAGGAGTTCTTCCAGGCGGTGCTGTATGCGATTTCGCAGGTTAAGAGGATGCAGGATTGGGTGACGACGCAGATCAAGGTTAGGGCTCCTCAGGCGCTTTTAGTGCCCTGCAAGGTCGATTAG